A section of the Acidobacterium capsulatum ATCC 51196 genome encodes:
- a CDS encoding (Fe-S)-binding protein, translating to MRVSLFITCYNDLLFPETGRSLVRLLERLGHTVEFPREQTCCGQMHYNTGYQREAMPLMQRFVEIFQDAEAVCIPSSSCVAMIRDHYPKMAASTGDARLVGAVNALLPRVFEFSELLVHKLGVEDVGAYYPHRVTYHASCHSLRSLQLGDLPLRLLRKVRSIDLVELPNADRCCGFGGTFAVKNGDVSAEMLAEKMRDVENTGAEVCAAVDNSCLMHIYGGLHQRKVGIRTVHLAEILASTEEETVR from the coding sequence TTGCGCGTCTCACTCTTTATTACCTGCTACAACGACTTGCTCTTTCCGGAGACAGGCAGGAGTCTGGTCCGGCTGTTGGAGAGGTTGGGGCATACGGTGGAGTTTCCCCGCGAGCAGACCTGCTGCGGCCAAATGCATTACAACACCGGCTATCAGCGCGAGGCCATGCCGCTGATGCAGCGATTTGTTGAGATCTTTCAGGATGCGGAGGCGGTGTGCATTCCCTCTTCTTCCTGCGTGGCAATGATTCGGGATCACTACCCCAAGATGGCGGCTTCGACAGGAGACGCGAGACTTGTAGGCGCGGTGAATGCGCTGCTGCCACGCGTGTTCGAGTTCAGCGAGCTGCTCGTCCACAAGCTGGGAGTGGAAGACGTCGGCGCTTACTATCCGCATCGTGTGACCTACCATGCGAGCTGCCATTCTCTGCGCAGTCTGCAACTCGGCGATCTGCCGCTGCGTCTGCTGCGCAAGGTGCGCAGCATCGATCTGGTGGAGCTGCCCAATGCCGACCGTTGCTGCGGATTTGGCGGCACGTTCGCGGTGAAGAATGGCGATGTTTCCGCAGAGATGCTGGCCGAGAAGATGCGCGACGTGGAGAACACGGGCGCGGAGGTGTGCGCGGCGGTGGACAACTCCTGCCTGATGCACATTTATGGCGGGCTACATCAGCGGAAGGTGGGGATTCGCACCGTACATCTCGCGGAGATTCTTGCTTCCACAGAAGAGGAGACCGTGCGATGA
- a CDS encoding FUSC family protein: MTTATAGRTDTRGFAAWFADFLRSELAPYPGRGMLVARMVISATITMILIMTFRIPGAATGPLYAFLISRENLVSSARSAFYLIIAFGLCAVFVPLGGHMFGSIPLTHFLWEGISIFLIFFLIRTLENYTITSGIALIGSSALAIWYLPGPANANVENTLWAVLAPTIGAAVTIAVEVVFHTFHKQDELVDGLNRRLKTIEDVLRCYAECKDRPRELERRLTQNAMVGVSSLRRSVMRSNYTRLYRAQMNAIVSLTGRSLDFAAAMTHTDPVLSLPDQQVALKLAEHLAAIQNCLASKCVPPALARVSTGQTMPMLRELEEMFSLIPRVLEGSAELEAFEAFTENIDQGFHIFIRDAFQNPDHLRYALSGCLAGMLCYITYMALDWPGLATSVTTCALTALSNVGASRQKQLLLVAGAVIGGFIFGMGAQIVVLPWLNGITGFALFFAAVTAFAAWVGTSSTRLSYCGLQIALAFYLINVNDFRIQLSLSIARNRALGVLLGIFMMWLVFERLHPKSAVNQMVETFTRNLSLLGQLSEFTLPGHDAKAITRVRRLRARIFDNFGAVNAQADAVPFEIGPRRNQHMAARDRIRRWQAMLRGFYILELALLQYTAFAVAETLTDETLRDLEAFDRLCSQRLAIMAESLQKQTDDSPDAPLLPQPDCPEWPQWLQHGNQEEMQRGILSLATELARILDRLWSDISSASLYAVE; the protein is encoded by the coding sequence ATGACCACTGCGACCGCGGGACGGACCGATACACGCGGATTTGCCGCATGGTTTGCTGATTTTCTGCGCAGCGAACTGGCCCCTTATCCGGGCCGCGGCATGCTGGTTGCGCGCATGGTGATCTCGGCGACGATCACCATGATCCTGATCATGACGTTTCGTATCCCGGGCGCCGCGACCGGCCCGCTGTATGCATTTCTGATCTCCCGGGAAAACCTGGTTTCCTCCGCCAGATCCGCCTTTTACCTGATCATTGCTTTCGGCTTGTGCGCAGTGTTCGTACCTTTGGGCGGACATATGTTCGGCTCGATTCCGCTTACCCATTTCTTATGGGAAGGCATCAGCATCTTTCTGATCTTCTTTCTGATCAGAACGCTCGAAAACTACACGATTACGAGCGGTATTGCGCTGATCGGCAGCTCGGCGCTGGCCATCTGGTATCTGCCGGGTCCGGCCAATGCCAATGTAGAAAACACTCTCTGGGCAGTGCTCGCGCCGACCATTGGCGCGGCGGTCACGATTGCGGTTGAGGTGGTCTTTCACACCTTTCATAAGCAGGATGAGTTGGTGGATGGCCTGAATCGCAGATTGAAGACCATCGAAGATGTTCTGCGCTGCTATGCGGAATGCAAAGATCGCCCGCGCGAACTGGAGCGCCGCCTGACACAGAACGCAATGGTGGGCGTGAGTAGTCTGCGCAGATCTGTCATGCGGTCAAACTACACGCGCCTTTATCGCGCGCAGATGAATGCCATTGTCTCCCTGACGGGACGCTCGCTCGATTTTGCGGCGGCGATGACGCATACCGATCCGGTGCTTTCGCTTCCCGATCAACAGGTTGCGCTCAAGCTGGCCGAGCATCTTGCCGCAATTCAAAACTGCCTGGCGTCCAAATGTGTTCCTCCCGCGCTGGCGCGCGTCTCTACGGGGCAAACCATGCCGATGTTGCGCGAACTGGAAGAAATGTTTTCGCTCATCCCGCGAGTTCTCGAAGGATCGGCCGAGTTGGAGGCGTTTGAAGCGTTCACTGAAAACATCGACCAGGGTTTTCATATTTTCATTCGCGACGCTTTTCAGAATCCCGACCACCTGCGCTATGCCTTGAGCGGATGCCTCGCCGGCATGCTCTGCTACATCACTTATATGGCGCTGGACTGGCCGGGCCTGGCCACCTCAGTGACCACCTGCGCCCTGACGGCGCTCTCGAATGTAGGCGCATCGCGGCAAAAGCAATTGCTGCTGGTGGCAGGCGCGGTGATCGGCGGATTCATCTTTGGCATGGGGGCCCAGATTGTGGTGCTGCCGTGGCTGAATGGCATCACGGGATTCGCGCTGTTCTTTGCCGCCGTGACTGCGTTTGCCGCCTGGGTAGGAACCTCAAGCACCCGGCTCTCATACTGCGGACTGCAGATTGCGCTTGCGTTTTACCTGATCAATGTGAATGATTTCCGCATTCAGCTTTCACTGTCGATCGCACGAAATCGCGCGCTGGGTGTGCTGCTTGGAATTTTCATGATGTGGCTCGTCTTCGAGCGACTCCATCCAAAATCCGCAGTCAACCAGATGGTGGAGACTTTCACTCGAAACCTGAGCCTGCTCGGCCAGTTGAGCGAGTTCACACTTCCTGGCCACGACGCAAAGGCGATCACCCGCGTGAGGCGCTTGCGCGCCCGCATCTTCGATAACTTTGGCGCGGTGAATGCGCAGGCCGATGCCGTTCCCTTTGAGATTGGCCCGCGCCGCAATCAGCACATGGCTGCCCGAGACCGCATTCGGCGCTGGCAGGCCATGCTGCGCGGATTCTATATTTTAGAACTGGCACTGTTGCAATATACGGCGTTCGCCGTGGCCGAGACGTTGACAGACGAAACTCTGCGCGACCTGGAAGCATTTGACCGTCTTTGCTCGCAGCGGCTCGCCATCATGGCAGAATCATTGCAAAAGCAGACCGATGATTCGCCGGACGCACCACTGCTGCCACAGCCCGACTGCCCCGAGTGGCCGCAGTGGCTGCAGCATGGCAATCAGGAAGAGATGCAGCGCGGCATTCTCTCGCTGGCCACCGAACTGGCGCGCATTCTCGACCGGTTATGGAGCGATATATCTTCCGCTTCGCTCTACGCCGTTGAGTAG
- a CDS encoding YtcA family lipoprotein, whose translation MRIHKRSRFTHRAAAVLTAGAALIPVAGCSHAPNFNILGSYFPAWLLCITAGISLTGLAYWGLQRLHLESEVKPSILAYPCMAAFLAFTLWLLLFS comes from the coding sequence ATGAGAATTCATAAGCGCTCACGATTCACACACCGCGCTGCTGCTGTGCTGACGGCAGGCGCAGCATTGATCCCTGTAGCCGGATGCAGCCATGCACCGAACTTTAATATTCTCGGGTCGTATTTTCCTGCGTGGCTCTTGTGCATCACCGCCGGCATCAGCCTGACCGGACTGGCTTACTGGGGCTTGCAACGACTGCACTTGGAAAGCGAAGTCAAGCCTTCCATTCTTGCGTACCCGTGCATGGCGGCGTTCCTGGCCTTCACATTGTGGCTGTTGCTGTTCAGTTGA
- a CDS encoding efflux RND transporter periplasmic adaptor subunit: protein MLSNLSDKTRRQMGRMISVVSIAGALITGALVARQIIENPRTDDAEVFANFIGMAPIVNGPIMQLNVVDNEYVKQGQLLLDIDERPYAYALKLARSDQAALEGKILDEGRTIASQSSAVSVSQAGVKSAQASLTRADAAVQEARAQVADAKAALARTKAELAYATHNLHRIEPLLAKQYVTVDQVDQARTLEATRQQAYNEAQAQQALAAAQLASSMAQQQQAQALLQQSQAQVKQAAHAVLTLDPLLAQRSGATSAIETAEYNLENCKIYAPFDGRVTNLTISQGEYAHAGQQIFTLIDTRVWWVVANFRETQLAHIRPGMRADVYILSRPDLRLHGVVDSVGYGVTPDADIVGKLTQGLPDVQRTLNWVHLASRFPVRIRILNGPQQDFRLGESAVVVVHGSRPLLRDFKK, encoded by the coding sequence ATGCTCTCGAATCTATCGGATAAGACACGGCGGCAGATGGGACGAATGATCAGCGTCGTCTCCATCGCAGGCGCATTGATTACCGGCGCTCTGGTGGCGCGCCAGATCATCGAAAATCCGCGCACAGACGACGCCGAGGTCTTCGCGAACTTCATCGGCATGGCGCCCATTGTGAATGGCCCCATCATGCAGTTGAACGTGGTGGATAACGAATATGTGAAGCAAGGCCAGTTGCTGCTCGACATTGACGAACGGCCCTATGCCTATGCGCTGAAGCTGGCGAGATCAGATCAGGCCGCGCTCGAGGGAAAGATTCTCGATGAGGGCCGCACCATCGCCTCTCAAAGCAGCGCGGTGAGCGTGAGCCAGGCAGGCGTCAAGAGCGCCCAGGCCAGCCTGACCCGCGCGGATGCGGCCGTACAGGAGGCGCGCGCCCAGGTCGCAGACGCCAAAGCAGCCCTGGCCCGCACCAAGGCAGAGCTTGCCTACGCCACGCACAACCTGCATCGCATTGAGCCGCTGCTGGCCAAGCAATATGTAACAGTCGATCAGGTAGATCAGGCGCGGACATTGGAAGCGACTCGCCAGCAAGCCTACAACGAAGCGCAGGCACAACAGGCACTCGCCGCCGCGCAGCTGGCTTCGTCCATGGCGCAGCAGCAGCAGGCGCAGGCTTTGTTGCAGCAGAGCCAGGCACAGGTCAAGCAGGCTGCGCACGCGGTTCTGACGCTTGATCCCTTGCTGGCGCAACGCAGCGGTGCGACGTCTGCGATTGAAACCGCTGAATACAACCTGGAAAACTGCAAAATCTATGCCCCTTTTGACGGGCGCGTGACCAACCTGACGATCTCACAGGGAGAATACGCTCACGCAGGGCAACAGATCTTTACCCTGATTGATACGCGCGTCTGGTGGGTCGTGGCGAACTTCCGCGAGACGCAGCTGGCGCATATCCGTCCCGGCATGCGCGCCGATGTCTACATTCTTTCGCGGCCTGACCTGCGGCTGCACGGTGTAGTGGACAGCGTGGGATATGGCGTGACACCCGACGCCGACATTGTCGGCAAGTTGACGCAGGGCTTGCCCGATGTGCAGCGCACGTTGAACTGGGTGCATCTGGCTTCGCGCTTCCCGGTTCGCATTCGCATTCTGAACGGCCCTCAGCAGGATTTCCGGCTTGGGGAATCTGCTGTTGTGGTGGTTCACGGCAGCAGGCCCCTGCTGCGGGACTTCAAGAAATAG
- a CDS encoding glycoside hydrolase family 125 protein — MKNDSSSLAPTPITRRDLLRGGMAASALAAFPLAQYKAATWKMDQGRPPVGERKFQSPAIEAAIQRVKALIADPVLGRMFERCFPNTLDTTVFPGSVNGKPDTFVITGDIDAMWLRDSSAQVHPYLPFARQDAGLARLLEGVVRRQTRMILIDPYANAFMRSTTDPPLSWSLHDRTTMKPGVAERKWEIDSLCYTVRLAHGYWQATGDTSPFDAEWRQAAQSILTTFKQQQRLQGQGPYSFGRLTTNPYDTLALNGYGNVARPVGMIYSMFRPSDDSCVYPLFVPANLFAVRALEQLQELAAKAAGAPGIAEQCESLLETVRAALRQYGTVQHPEHGRIWAYEVDGYGNTLCMDDANVPSLLSLPYLGCCDSNDPLYQNTRRFVLSTANPWYFEGSAAQGIGSPHTGRNAIWPMSLLIRALTSTHDEEIVACLRWLRNTTGGTGYMHESFDASDPSQYTRPWFAWANTLFGELVLKLAHEKPSLLQQA; from the coding sequence ATGAAAAACGATTCCTCCAGCCTCGCTCCCACTCCCATCACACGCCGCGACCTGCTGCGAGGAGGCATGGCAGCTTCGGCTCTGGCCGCCTTCCCTCTGGCACAATACAAGGCTGCCACATGGAAGATGGATCAGGGGCGTCCCCCGGTGGGAGAACGCAAATTCCAGAGCCCGGCCATTGAAGCGGCCATCCAACGGGTGAAAGCTCTCATCGCCGATCCGGTGCTGGGCAGAATGTTTGAGCGCTGTTTCCCGAATACGCTCGACACCACGGTTTTTCCGGGGAGCGTCAACGGCAAGCCGGATACATTTGTCATCACCGGCGACATCGACGCCATGTGGCTGCGCGACTCCTCCGCGCAGGTGCATCCCTACCTGCCTTTTGCCCGGCAGGACGCAGGTCTGGCACGCCTGCTCGAAGGCGTGGTGCGGCGGCAGACACGCATGATCCTCATCGATCCGTATGCGAACGCATTCATGCGTTCCACCACCGATCCGCCGCTGAGTTGGTCGCTGCACGACCGCACCACGATGAAGCCGGGCGTCGCCGAGCGCAAATGGGAGATCGACTCGCTCTGTTACACGGTGCGATTGGCTCATGGATACTGGCAAGCCACGGGCGACACAAGCCCCTTCGATGCGGAATGGAGACAGGCCGCGCAAAGCATTCTCACCACCTTCAAGCAGCAGCAGCGCCTGCAGGGCCAGGGACCCTATTCCTTCGGACGGCTCACCACTAATCCCTATGACACATTGGCGCTGAACGGCTACGGCAATGTGGCGCGGCCCGTCGGCATGATTTATTCGATGTTCCGGCCGTCGGATGATTCCTGCGTTTATCCCCTTTTCGTCCCGGCCAACCTATTTGCGGTGCGCGCTCTTGAGCAGTTGCAAGAGCTGGCAGCAAAGGCTGCGGGAGCACCGGGCATCGCCGAACAATGTGAGAGTCTGCTCGAAACCGTTCGTGCCGCGTTGCGGCAATATGGCACGGTGCAGCATCCGGAGCATGGCCGCATCTGGGCATATGAAGTGGATGGTTACGGCAATACGTTATGCATGGATGATGCGAATGTTCCCAGTCTGCTGAGCCTGCCCTATCTGGGGTGCTGCGACTCGAACGACCCTCTTTACCAAAACACCCGGCGGTTTGTGCTCAGTACCGCCAACCCCTGGTACTTTGAGGGCTCCGCAGCCCAGGGCATCGGCAGCCCGCACACAGGCCGAAATGCTATCTGGCCGATGAGCCTGCTGATTCGAGCTTTGACGTCAACTCATGACGAGGAGATCGTTGCCTGCCTGCGATGGCTGCGGAACACCACCGGAGGAACCGGCTATATGCATGAGTCCTTTGACGCGAGCGATCCGTCGCAGTACACGCGGCCATGGTTTGCCTGGGCAAACACTCTCTTTGGCGAGCTAGTGCTCAAACTGGCTCATGAAAAGCCGTCGTTGCTGCAGCAGGCTTAG
- a CDS encoding GH92 family glycosyl hydrolase yields the protein MPATKAAGEMQDVLPMIGTGWHGHMFPGAVMPFGMVQLSPDTSGMPEPKWNGKWDITGWDHCSGYHYTDNVVQGFSHTHLQGTGASDLGDVLLMPMVKGRNWSWNSGTPAQQAEAQIEALGENSGWVMNAGERGYWSFFSHDEEEARPGYYRVHLKTPDVRAELTATTRCGMHRYHYPATGVHGLMLDLVHGIGCEVYAAELHVESTTRVRGVRSTHGWAADKQVYFVAEFSRPFASVEVRVDGKEQSLQAGDHVAGKQVQAIFTQADSADALVVRVGISATSMEGAAKNLAAEIPHFDFDRQRGEAGKAWNDALQVLQADCPTPAMQQTFDTAMYHGLVAPATFNDVDGAYRGQDHKNYPNPGFTKYTTLSIWDIYRGEFPFIMLMQPHRVRDIIETLLADYRQLNQNSLPVWPLWGNETWCMTGFHVVGMIVGAYARGFRDFDVDAAYAAMRDTALVGAKANGNFELQQQFRKLGYVASGGRNQSVSRTLDFSYDYWCVGAMAELLGKKDDAAMFYKLGQNYRNIFDPASGFMRGKTEEGAWHEPFRPDEEYWQDYTESDAWQATFNVMQDVQGLIGLYGGNDAFIAKLDALFAAPSNILNSPPDISGMVGQDAQGNEPSNHIPYLYSFAGAPWKTQERVRQVAALYNNTPAGVPGNDDCGQISSWFAFAAMGFYPVNAVTGVYVIGSPMVERAVLRNPKSGTTFTVVTENNSERNLYIQSAEWNGKPLTRCWITHEQILAGGELRFRMGSQPNKRWGSAPEDRPPSGLVHTKQM from the coding sequence ATGCCGGCCACCAAAGCCGCAGGCGAGATGCAGGATGTGCTGCCGATGATCGGCACCGGATGGCACGGGCATATGTTCCCAGGTGCGGTGATGCCCTTCGGCATGGTGCAGCTCAGCCCTGACACCAGCGGAATGCCCGAGCCGAAGTGGAACGGGAAATGGGACATCACAGGCTGGGATCATTGCTCCGGATATCACTACACCGACAACGTCGTGCAGGGCTTCAGCCATACGCACCTGCAGGGCACCGGCGCCAGCGATCTGGGAGATGTGCTCCTCATGCCGATGGTCAAAGGCCGCAACTGGAGCTGGAACTCCGGCACTCCGGCGCAGCAGGCGGAGGCGCAGATCGAGGCTCTGGGTGAAAACTCAGGCTGGGTCATGAATGCGGGCGAGCGGGGCTACTGGTCCTTCTTCTCCCATGACGAGGAAGAAGCCCGCCCAGGCTATTACCGGGTGCATTTGAAGACTCCCGATGTGCGAGCAGAGTTGACCGCAACCACTCGCTGCGGTATGCATCGCTATCACTATCCTGCAACCGGTGTGCACGGCCTCATGCTCGATCTGGTGCACGGCATCGGCTGCGAGGTTTATGCGGCGGAATTGCATGTGGAGAGCACGACCCGCGTCCGTGGCGTACGCTCCACGCATGGATGGGCCGCCGACAAGCAGGTCTATTTTGTAGCCGAGTTTTCGCGGCCCTTTGCCTCGGTGGAAGTCCGGGTGGACGGCAAAGAGCAGTCACTCCAGGCGGGCGATCATGTCGCCGGAAAGCAGGTTCAGGCCATCTTTACGCAGGCTGACAGCGCAGATGCGCTGGTGGTTCGCGTTGGCATCTCGGCCACGAGCATGGAAGGCGCCGCGAAGAATCTTGCGGCAGAGATTCCGCATTTTGACTTTGACCGCCAGCGCGGAGAAGCCGGGAAAGCCTGGAACGATGCGCTGCAGGTGTTGCAGGCCGATTGCCCCACGCCCGCGATGCAGCAGACCTTTGACACCGCGATGTATCACGGCCTCGTCGCACCAGCGACCTTCAATGATGTGGATGGCGCGTATCGCGGACAGGACCACAAGAACTATCCCAACCCTGGATTCACGAAGTACACCACACTTTCGATCTGGGATATCTATCGCGGCGAATTCCCCTTCATCATGCTCATGCAGCCTCACCGCGTGCGTGACATCATTGAGACGCTGCTCGCCGACTATCGCCAGCTCAATCAGAATTCCTTGCCCGTGTGGCCCCTGTGGGGCAATGAGACTTGGTGCATGACAGGCTTCCATGTGGTGGGCATGATTGTGGGTGCGTATGCGCGAGGCTTTCGTGACTTCGACGTGGACGCAGCGTACGCCGCGATGCGAGACACGGCGCTCGTCGGGGCCAAAGCGAATGGCAACTTTGAGCTGCAGCAGCAATTCCGCAAGCTGGGTTACGTTGCCTCTGGCGGACGCAACCAGTCCGTGTCGCGCACCCTCGATTTTTCCTATGACTATTGGTGCGTCGGGGCGATGGCCGAACTGCTCGGCAAAAAAGACGACGCCGCAATGTTTTACAAACTGGGGCAGAATTACCGGAACATCTTTGATCCGGCCAGCGGTTTCATGCGGGGCAAAACCGAAGAGGGCGCATGGCATGAGCCCTTCCGGCCTGATGAAGAGTACTGGCAGGACTACACCGAGTCCGATGCCTGGCAGGCGACCTTCAACGTCATGCAGGATGTGCAGGGACTCATCGGTCTCTATGGCGGAAACGACGCGTTCATCGCCAAGCTGGATGCGCTCTTCGCCGCGCCATCGAACATTCTCAATTCGCCACCGGACATCAGCGGCATGGTCGGCCAGGATGCCCAGGGCAATGAGCCCAGCAATCACATCCCGTACCTCTACTCGTTTGCCGGGGCTCCCTGGAAGACGCAGGAGCGCGTGCGGCAGGTGGCCGCGCTTTACAACAACACACCGGCGGGTGTGCCCGGCAATGATGATTGCGGCCAGATCTCCAGTTGGTTTGCCTTTGCGGCGATGGGCTTTTATCCAGTGAATGCGGTCACCGGTGTTTACGTCATCGGCAGTCCGATGGTGGAGCGCGCTGTGTTGCGCAATCCTAAGAGTGGAACGACCTTCACTGTCGTGACTGAGAACAACTCGGAACGGAACCTCTACATCCAGAGCGCCGAGTGGAATGGAAAGCCTCTCACCCGTTGCTGGATCACGCATGAGCAGATTCTTGCCGGTGGGGAACTGCGCTTCCGTATGGGCAGCCAGCCCAACAAGCGTTGGGGCTCCGCGCCCGAGGATCGTCCTCCGTCGGGGCTTGTGCATACAAAGCAGATGTAA
- a CDS encoding LutB/LldF family L-lactate oxidation iron-sulfur protein encodes MTIRVGDSAEAPSFQKAALPLLKDVQLRKNVRHATEVIQHKRDMVAGELPDWQALREAAAAIKRKTLRHLDEYLEQFEAACLAAGGHVHWARDAEEANRIVLELVRQQNAQEVLKIKTMTADETGLNRALEQAGIHPHETDLAELIVQLGEDRPSHIVVPALHKNRNQVREIFRDKMQRPDLGASPQDLTEAARQYLREKFLRVKTAIGGANFLIAETGGVCIVESEGNGRMCLTLPETLILMVGVEKVIPRFQDLEVFLQLLPRSATGERMNPYNSIWTGVHDGDGPKNFHVVLIDNGRTGILADEEARQTLQCIRCGACLNACPVYRQTGGHAYGSTYGGPIGAILTPQLQNMEHAQSLPYASSLCGACYEVCPVKINIPEVLIHLRGRVVREQQSALKPETLGMKAVAAVFRSHRRLEAAQRLAQMAQAPLVKDGWIHRLPGELSAWTAARDLQAIPKQSFRQWWKETHRDAE; translated from the coding sequence ATGACGATTCGTGTGGGCGATTCGGCCGAGGCTCCTTCCTTTCAGAAAGCGGCGCTGCCGCTGCTCAAAGACGTGCAGTTGCGGAAGAACGTAAGGCATGCGACCGAGGTGATTCAGCACAAGCGCGACATGGTTGCCGGCGAGTTGCCGGACTGGCAGGCTTTGCGCGAGGCAGCGGCGGCGATCAAGCGGAAGACGTTGCGGCATCTGGATGAGTATCTGGAGCAGTTTGAGGCGGCCTGCCTCGCCGCAGGAGGCCATGTGCACTGGGCTCGCGATGCGGAAGAAGCCAATCGCATTGTGCTGGAGCTGGTGCGGCAGCAGAATGCTCAGGAAGTGCTGAAGATCAAGACGATGACGGCGGATGAAACCGGGCTGAACCGCGCGCTGGAGCAGGCCGGCATTCATCCGCATGAGACCGACCTCGCCGAGTTGATTGTGCAATTAGGCGAGGACCGGCCATCGCACATCGTGGTTCCGGCGCTGCACAAGAATCGCAACCAGGTGCGCGAGATTTTCCGGGACAAGATGCAGCGGCCTGATCTGGGCGCGAGTCCGCAGGATTTGACGGAGGCGGCGCGGCAGTATCTGCGCGAGAAGTTTCTGCGGGTAAAGACGGCTATTGGCGGCGCGAACTTTCTGATTGCCGAGACGGGCGGCGTCTGCATCGTGGAATCAGAAGGCAATGGGCGCATGTGCCTGACTCTGCCGGAGACGCTGATTCTGATGGTGGGCGTGGAAAAGGTGATTCCCCGCTTTCAGGATCTCGAGGTCTTTCTGCAACTGCTGCCGCGCTCGGCCACGGGCGAGCGGATGAACCCGTACAACTCGATCTGGACGGGCGTGCATGACGGAGACGGTCCCAAGAACTTTCACGTGGTGCTGATCGACAATGGGCGCACGGGGATTCTGGCGGATGAGGAAGCGCGGCAGACGCTGCAGTGCATTCGATGCGGCGCGTGCTTGAATGCATGCCCGGTCTACCGGCAGACGGGCGGACATGCTTATGGGTCCACCTATGGCGGGCCGATTGGCGCGATCCTGACGCCGCAGCTTCAGAACATGGAGCACGCGCAGTCGCTGCCCTACGCCTCATCGCTGTGTGGCGCGTGCTATGAAGTGTGCCCCGTGAAGATCAATATCCCGGAGGTGCTGATACACCTGCGCGGCCGGGTGGTGCGGGAGCAGCAGAGCGCGCTGAAGCCGGAAACGCTGGGCATGAAGGCCGTGGCCGCTGTGTTTCGCAGCCACCGAAGACTGGAGGCGGCGCAGCGGCTGGCGCAGATGGCGCAGGCTCCGCTGGTGAAGGATGGCTGGATTCACCGGCTGCCGGGGGAGCTGTCGGCATGGAC